In one Roseomonas haemaphysalidis genomic region, the following are encoded:
- a CDS encoding nuclear transport factor 2 family protein — protein MDFTARKRLDPARRLQLLEDAEEIRWMKAYYAQVCDDKFGADHRARPQAEIDAAVRPMVERVFAEDAVWGGAPDGAPPIQGREAIFQRLRLSTWTFAMHYYVNPVIEIDGDRAHARWMLWEPCTAVDSNTAMWMSAVSEDDYIRTPDGWRLRNYVVHYKFLTPFDRPWTVRA, from the coding sequence ATGGACTTCACGGCCCGCAAGCGCCTCGACCCCGCCCGGCGGCTGCAGCTGCTGGAGGACGCGGAGGAGATCCGCTGGATGAAGGCGTATTACGCCCAGGTCTGCGACGACAAGTTCGGCGCCGACCACCGGGCCAGGCCGCAGGCGGAAATCGATGCCGCCGTGCGCCCAATGGTGGAGCGCGTCTTCGCCGAGGACGCGGTCTGGGGCGGCGCGCCGGACGGCGCACCCCCGATCCAGGGGCGGGAAGCAATCTTCCAGCGGCTGCGCCTCAGCACCTGGACCTTCGCGATGCACTACTACGTCAACCCGGTGATCGAGATCGACGGCGACCGCGCCCATGCGCGCTGGATGCTGTGGGAGCCGTGCACGGCGGTGGACAGCAACACCGCCATGTGGATGTCGGCGGTCAGCGAGGACGACTACATCCGCACGCCGGATGGCTGGCGCCTGCGGAACTACGTGGTGCACTACAAGTTCCTGACGCCGTTCGACCGGCCCTGGACGGTTCGCGCATGA
- a CDS encoding NADH:flavin oxidoreductase/NADH oxidase, translating to MASQLFSPIRLRGLTLPNRIVIAPMCEFSAEDGKATDWHLIHLGHLALSGAGLLIIEATAVEPRGRITRECLGLYSDETEAALARVLAVVRKYSRMPIGLQLGHAGRKGSLRNPADGQGRGHATEAEGGWQTIGPSPLPFAADWPAPREMDRADMDAVVAAFVATTARCLRLGIDLLEIHGAHGYLLSSFLSPLANRRTDAYGGSLDNRMRFPLEVFEAVRAAWPEDMPLGVRFNGTDWDERGITTEEAVRFGQALAARGCDYADMSSGGNGFARIPSAAGYQVPFATRVRDEAAMPAMAVGLIREPEHAEAIIASGQADMVAIGRGFLNDPRWPWHAAEALGVSIEVPFPYSRAATRADIPSYAR from the coding sequence ATGGCGAGCCAGCTGTTTTCCCCGATCCGGCTGCGCGGCCTGACGCTGCCCAACCGCATCGTCATCGCCCCCATGTGCGAGTTCAGCGCCGAGGACGGCAAGGCCACCGACTGGCACCTGATCCACCTGGGGCACCTGGCCCTGTCCGGTGCCGGGCTGCTGATCATCGAGGCGACGGCGGTGGAGCCGCGCGGCCGCATCACCCGCGAATGCCTGGGCCTGTACAGCGACGAGACCGAGGCGGCGCTGGCACGCGTGCTGGCGGTGGTGCGCAAGTACAGCCGCATGCCGATCGGGCTGCAGCTCGGCCACGCCGGCCGCAAGGGCTCGCTGCGCAACCCGGCGGACGGCCAGGGGCGCGGCCACGCGACCGAGGCGGAAGGTGGCTGGCAGACGATCGGCCCGTCGCCCCTGCCCTTCGCCGCCGACTGGCCCGCCCCGCGGGAGATGGACCGCGCGGACATGGATGCCGTGGTGGCCGCCTTTGTCGCCACCACGGCGCGCTGCCTGCGGCTCGGCATCGACCTGCTGGAGATCCACGGCGCGCACGGCTACCTGCTCAGCAGCTTCCTGTCGCCGCTCGCCAACCGCCGGACGGACGCCTATGGCGGCAGCCTGGACAACCGCATGCGCTTTCCGCTGGAAGTGTTCGAGGCGGTGCGCGCCGCCTGGCCGGAGGACATGCCGCTCGGCGTGCGCTTCAACGGCACGGACTGGGACGAGCGCGGCATCACCACGGAGGAAGCCGTCCGCTTCGGCCAGGCGCTGGCGGCGCGCGGCTGCGACTATGCCGACATGTCCAGCGGCGGCAACGGCTTCGCCCGCATTCCCAGCGCGGCGGGCTATCAGGTGCCCTTCGCCACCCGGGTCCGGGACGAGGCGGCGATGCCCGCCATGGCCGTCGGCCTGATCCGCGAACCGGAGCATGCCGAGGCGATCATAGCCTCCGGCCAGGCCGACATGGTGGCGATCGGGCGCGGCTTCCTGAACGACCCGCGCTGGCCCTGGCATGCGGCCGAGGCGCTGGGCGTTTCCATCGAGGTGCCCTTTCCCTATTCGCGCGCTGCCACGCGCGCCGACATCCCTTCGTACGCCCGGTGA
- a CDS encoding GntR family transcriptional regulator: MTNPIGPPPLTLEHQAYDAIRLALMGGSFQPGDRLSIRRVAAALGTSPMPARAALQRLAAEQVLDVLPSGTAVVPRLTRASFVELRAIRLQLEPLAAGLAAPHADAPLLDGLDRRVGLLEAALARGDMAAVLTENQHFMFDIFRNARAPMLLGFIETLWLRRGPLYWGARAALLRWNAPFDRHKSVVAALRRGDGAGAGCAIRDEIESTSDFLLAELRFFGDPPPPGMPSLAPLRRPGAKGGGGR; this comes from the coding sequence ATGACAAATCCCATCGGCCCGCCGCCCCTGACGCTGGAGCATCAGGCCTACGACGCCATCCGGCTGGCCTTGATGGGCGGCAGCTTCCAGCCGGGCGACCGGCTGTCCATCCGCCGCGTGGCGGCGGCGCTGGGCACCAGTCCGATGCCGGCGCGGGCCGCGCTGCAGCGCCTGGCGGCCGAGCAAGTGCTGGACGTGCTGCCTTCCGGCACGGCGGTGGTGCCGCGCCTCACCCGGGCATCCTTCGTGGAATTGCGCGCCATCCGGCTGCAGCTGGAACCGCTGGCGGCCGGGCTTGCCGCGCCGCATGCCGACGCGCCCCTGCTGGACGGGCTGGACCGCCGGGTCGGCCTGCTGGAAGCGGCGCTGGCCCGGGGCGACATGGCCGCGGTGCTGACGGAGAACCAGCACTTCATGTTCGACATCTTCCGCAACGCGCGGGCCCCCATGCTGCTGGGCTTCATCGAAACGCTGTGGCTGCGGCGCGGGCCGCTGTACTGGGGCGCTCGGGCGGCGCTGCTGCGCTGGAATGCACCGTTCGACCGGCACAAATCCGTGGTCGCGGCATTGCGGCGCGGCGACGGCGCGGGCGCCGGCTGCGCGATCCGCGACGAGATCGAGAGCACCAGCGACTTTCTGCTGGCGGAACTGCGCTTCTTCGGCGATCCGCCGCCGCCCGGCATGCCATCCCTGGCGCCGCTGCGGCGGCCCGGCGCAAAAGGCGGCGGCGGCCGGTGA
- a CDS encoding AraC family transcriptional regulator, protein MILSHPSTKGTDPLSDVLGVLGARSIRRTRLEAAGSWGLAFAAQDRLKFVAVVRGHAWAMLPGRAPLRLADGDVCLLGRTAYAVASHPGAALAEGAPLFRAEASEVVRLGGADTVMLGGGIAFTEHTAGFLFDALPPFLLLPASSGAAATTAWLLSMLEREATTPRPGGALVAARLAEILLVEAIRAEAAAPATTRPGWIAALADRQVGAALRLMHGDVAFPWTVQLVARRIGMSRSAFAARFLTQVGRPPMDYLCHWRMVLAQAALRSGEVTAAAVAERVGYASQSAFAQAYRRFFGYPPGRTRRDIAPPPPG, encoded by the coding sequence ATGATTCTGTCGCATCCGTCCACGAAGGGCACCGACCCGCTGTCCGACGTCCTGGGAGTGCTGGGCGCGCGCAGCATCCGCCGCACCCGGCTGGAAGCGGCCGGGTCCTGGGGCCTCGCCTTCGCCGCGCAGGACCGGCTGAAATTCGTGGCGGTGGTGCGGGGCCATGCCTGGGCGATGCTGCCCGGCCGCGCGCCCCTGCGGCTGGCGGACGGCGACGTCTGCCTGCTGGGGCGGACCGCCTATGCCGTCGCCAGCCACCCCGGCGCCGCCCTGGCGGAAGGCGCGCCGCTGTTCCGGGCCGAGGCCAGCGAAGTTGTGCGACTGGGCGGCGCGGACACGGTGATGCTGGGCGGCGGCATCGCCTTCACGGAACACACGGCCGGCTTTCTGTTCGACGCCCTGCCACCGTTCCTGCTGCTTCCCGCATCGTCCGGCGCCGCCGCCACCACGGCATGGCTGCTGTCCATGCTGGAGCGCGAAGCCACCACGCCGCGCCCCGGCGGCGCGCTGGTGGCGGCCCGCCTGGCCGAGATCCTGTTGGTGGAGGCGATCCGCGCCGAGGCCGCCGCCCCGGCGACGACCCGGCCCGGATGGATCGCGGCACTGGCGGACCGCCAGGTGGGCGCCGCGCTGCGCCTGATGCACGGCGATGTCGCCTTTCCCTGGACGGTACAGCTTGTGGCCCGGCGGATCGGCATGTCGCGGTCCGCCTTCGCGGCACGGTTCCTGACCCAGGTCGGCCGGCCGCCGATGGATTACCTGTGCCATTGGCGCATGGTCCTTGCCCAGGCGGCGCTGCGCTCCGGGGAGGTGACCGCCGCCGCCGTGGCGGAACGGGTGGGCTATGCGTCGCAAAGCGCCTTTGCCCAGGCGTATCGCCGCTTCTTCGGCTACCCGCCCGGCCGCACCCGCCGGGACATCGCGCCCCCGCCGCCCGGCTGA
- a CDS encoding SDR family oxidoreductase, which produces MRGKVVVITGAGSGIGAATARELAGQGAAVVLGARREAPLAAVGGAILEAGGRAAWRATDVRDRAGVAALVDLAVQRFGRLDVIVNNAGIGPISRFDALCVDDWDAMIDVNIRGVLHGIAAALPVFRRQGGGHVVNVISTAGLRIVPTMGVYAATKNAVRTITEALRQEAGPSLRVTEVSPGMVATDFSDSMTDPEVRNAMRRRVGEVAIPPEAIARGIAFAIGQPPEVEVGSIVIRPTAQD; this is translated from the coding sequence ATGCGGGGCAAGGTCGTGGTGATCACGGGGGCTGGCAGCGGCATCGGCGCGGCGACGGCGCGGGAGCTGGCCGGGCAGGGTGCCGCCGTGGTGCTGGGCGCGCGGCGGGAAGCGCCGCTGGCGGCGGTGGGCGGGGCCATCCTGGAAGCGGGCGGGCGCGCCGCGTGGCGGGCCACCGACGTGCGCGACCGGGCCGGGGTGGCGGCGCTGGTGGATCTGGCGGTGCAGCGGTTCGGGCGGCTTGACGTGATCGTCAATAACGCTGGCATTGGCCCGATCTCGCGCTTCGATGCGCTGTGCGTCGACGACTGGGACGCGATGATCGACGTCAACATCCGGGGCGTGCTGCACGGCATCGCCGCGGCGCTGCCGGTGTTCCGCCGGCAGGGTGGCGGGCACGTGGTCAACGTGATCTCCACCGCCGGCCTGCGCATCGTGCCCACCATGGGCGTCTATGCCGCGACCAAGAACGCCGTGCGCACCATCACCGAGGCGCTGCGGCAGGAGGCCGGGCCCTCGCTGCGCGTCACGGAGGTTTCGCCGGGCATGGTGGCCACCGACTTCAGCGACTCGATGACCGATCCGGAGGTGCGGAACGCGATGCGGCGACGCGTTGGCGAGGTGGCGATCCCGCCCGAGGCCATCGCGCGCGGCATCGCCTTCGCGATCGGGCAGCCGCCCGAAGTCGAGGTGGGCAGCATCGTAATCCGCCCGACGGCGCAGGATTGA
- a CDS encoding LacI family DNA-binding transcriptional regulator produces the protein MRRATVKDVAALAEVSVTAVSRYLNAGLTLPPDTAGRIDRAVRQLDYRPNRLARSLSLGRSDTIGLVVPEIANPFFAHLAAAVEEAAEAEGLGLLLCATLNRLDRELDYLERLRSHQVDGLIFLTNHGDDGRLAERIAALPGIVLIDEDVAGTEVPKLFCDNAQGGRLAGDHLLAAGHRRLGLVGGPDGLFSSSERRAGLQAAADAAPGASLDWSISGPHTPEQGRAAAAAWLALDARPTGLFIGSGTLLSGFLEAVREAGVAVPADVSLVAFDDVGPLHLFNPPITAIRQPVAAFGRRGVALLRGRLRGEPVGPPVRLPVELVVRHSVAPPPARRPRSSRPTRKAIHP, from the coding sequence ATGCGGCGGGCAACGGTCAAGGATGTGGCGGCATTGGCCGAGGTCTCGGTCACCGCCGTGTCGCGCTACCTGAATGCCGGGCTGACCCTGCCACCCGACACGGCCGGGCGGATCGACCGCGCCGTGCGGCAGCTCGACTACCGGCCCAACCGCCTGGCGCGCAGCCTCAGCCTCGGGCGGTCGGACACCATCGGCCTGGTGGTGCCCGAGATCGCCAACCCTTTCTTCGCGCATCTCGCCGCGGCGGTGGAGGAGGCGGCGGAGGCCGAAGGGCTGGGCCTGCTGCTGTGCGCCACGCTGAACCGCCTGGACCGCGAGCTGGACTACCTGGAGCGGTTGCGGAGCCACCAGGTGGACGGGCTGATCTTCCTGACCAACCACGGCGACGACGGCCGGCTGGCCGAGCGCATCGCCGCCCTGCCGGGCATCGTGCTGATCGACGAGGACGTGGCCGGCACCGAGGTGCCCAAGCTGTTCTGCGACAACGCCCAGGGTGGCCGGCTGGCGGGCGACCACCTGCTGGCCGCCGGCCACCGGCGCCTCGGGCTGGTCGGCGGGCCGGACGGGCTGTTCAGCAGCAGCGAGCGCCGCGCCGGGCTACAGGCCGCCGCCGACGCGGCGCCGGGCGCCAGCCTGGACTGGAGCATCAGCGGCCCCCACACCCCGGAACAGGGCCGCGCCGCCGCCGCAGCCTGGCTGGCGCTGGACGCGCGCCCGACCGGGCTGTTCATCGGCTCCGGCACGCTGCTGTCGGGCTTTCTGGAAGCGGTGCGCGAGGCCGGCGTCGCGGTGCCGGCCGACGTGTCGCTGGTGGCCTTCGACGATGTCGGGCCGCTGCACCTGTTCAACCCGCCCATCACCGCCATCCGCCAGCCGGTCGCGGCCTTTGGCCGGCGCGGCGTGGCCCTGCTGCGCGGCCGGCTGCGCGGCGAGCCGGTCGGCCCGCCGGTCCGCCTGCCGGTGGAACTGGTGGTGCGGCATTCTGTCGCACCCCCGCCCGCGCGGCGCCCCCGGTCCTCGCGCCCAACACGGAAAGCCATCCACCCATGA
- a CDS encoding glutamine amidotransferase has protein sequence MTETKVLLVGESWATSATHYKGFDQFGSVTFHLGAEPLVAALRDSPYALTYMPAHEAAEGFPFTAEGLAQYDVILLSDIGANTLLLPPEVWLRGKPVPNRLKLIRDWTAKGGGLAMIGGYFSFQGIDGKARWRRTPVEEALPVECLPCDDRIEVPDGFVPEIAEAHRNHPIFAGLDLPMPLLLGANEVVVKPGAEVLARLPAEEGGHPLLVTGRHGEGRTLAWTSDIGPHWLPQPFVDWPGYKTLWRNTLGWLAGRN, from the coding sequence ATGACAGAAACCAAGGTGCTGCTCGTCGGCGAAAGCTGGGCGACGTCGGCCACCCACTACAAGGGCTTCGACCAGTTCGGCAGCGTCACCTTCCACCTGGGCGCCGAGCCCCTGGTGGCCGCGCTGCGCGACAGCCCCTATGCGCTCACCTACATGCCGGCACACGAGGCGGCGGAGGGCTTTCCCTTCACGGCCGAGGGGCTTGCGCAGTACGACGTGATCCTGTTGTCCGACATCGGCGCGAACACGCTGCTGCTGCCGCCCGAGGTGTGGCTGCGCGGCAAGCCGGTGCCCAACCGCCTGAAGCTGATCCGCGACTGGACGGCCAAGGGCGGCGGGCTTGCCATGATTGGCGGCTACTTCTCCTTCCAGGGCATCGACGGCAAGGCCCGCTGGCGCCGCACGCCGGTGGAGGAGGCGCTGCCGGTGGAATGCCTGCCCTGTGACGACCGCATCGAGGTGCCGGACGGCTTCGTGCCCGAGATCGCAGAAGCGCACAGGAACCATCCGATCTTCGCTGGTCTCGACCTGCCCATGCCGCTGTTGCTCGGCGCCAACGAGGTGGTGGTCAAGCCGGGCGCCGAGGTGCTGGCCCGCCTGCCGGCGGAAGAAGGCGGGCACCCGCTACTGGTCACCGGCCGGCATGGGGAGGGCCGCACGCTGGCGTGGACCTCCGACATCGGGCCGCACTGGCTGCCGCAGCCCTTCGTGGACTGGCCCGGCTACAAGACGCTGTGGCGCAACACGCTCGGCTGGCTGGCGGGCCGGAACTGA
- a CDS encoding BtpA/SgcQ family protein, with the protein MPAKPVFQPRPNAIEGLFGRRKAVIGVIHSLALPGSPGYDGRPMQEIIDFAVAEAGRYRDGGVDGLIVENHGDIPFSKPEHLGPETAAGMAVMTDAVRRASGLTVGVNVLANGAIQALAVAKAAGASFVRVNQWANAYVANEGFIEGPAAAATRYRAWLGARDVKIFADVHVKHGAHAITADRSIPELARDAEFFDADVCIATGQRTGDSATMEELSTIAGGTALPVAVGSGVTPDNVGDILTVADAVIVASYLKRDGVWWNPVDPERLRTFMAAVERARA; encoded by the coding sequence ATGCCCGCCAAGCCCGTCTTCCAGCCGCGCCCCAATGCCATCGAGGGGCTGTTCGGCCGCCGCAAGGCCGTCATCGGCGTCATCCACTCGCTCGCCCTGCCGGGCTCGCCCGGCTACGACGGGCGGCCGATGCAGGAGATCATCGACTTCGCGGTGGCCGAGGCCGGGCGCTACCGCGACGGCGGCGTCGATGGGTTGATCGTCGAGAACCACGGCGACATCCCCTTCAGCAAGCCTGAGCACCTGGGTCCGGAAACCGCCGCCGGCATGGCGGTGATGACGGATGCGGTGCGCCGCGCCAGCGGGCTGACCGTCGGCGTCAACGTGCTGGCCAATGGCGCCATCCAGGCACTGGCGGTCGCGAAAGCCGCAGGCGCCAGCTTCGTGCGCGTCAATCAGTGGGCCAATGCCTACGTGGCGAACGAGGGCTTCATCGAGGGCCCCGCCGCCGCCGCCACGCGCTACCGTGCCTGGCTGGGGGCGCGCGACGTGAAGATCTTCGCGGACGTGCATGTCAAGCACGGCGCGCATGCCATCACCGCCGACCGCTCGATCCCCGAGCTCGCACGCGATGCCGAGTTCTTTGATGCCGATGTCTGCATCGCGACCGGCCAGCGCACCGGCGATTCCGCGACCATGGAGGAGCTGTCCACCATCGCGGGCGGCACCGCGCTGCCGGTCGCCGTCGGCTCCGGCGTCACGCCGGACAATGTGGGCGACATCCTGACGGTGGCCGATGCGGTGATCGTCGCCAGCTACCTGAAGCGCGACGGCGTGTGGTGGAACCCGGTGGACCCCGAGCGGCTGCGCACCTTCATGGCCGCGGTGGAGCGCGCGCGCGCATGA